The following are encoded together in the Serratia sp. UGAL515B_01 genome:
- a CDS encoding GMC family oxidoreductase, translating into MSTIKKPSVDVVIVGFGWTGAIMSVELTAAGLNVLALERGEQRDTYPDFSYPRIADELTYGIRLKLMQELAHETVTVRHTPADFAVPYRQHGSFLLGNGVGGAGSHWNGMHWRALPADLKMRTTVTEKYGDKWVPEGMLLQDYPVSYTELEPYFDKFEKVCGTAGKAGNLNGKIVKGGNPFEGLRSSEYPTPPLKQLYSGSLFGQAAESLGYHPFSIPAANCSEPYTNTYGVQMGPCNFCGYCERFGCFMYSKASPQTTIIPVLMKRKNFELRTQSQVIKVNMDSSGKKATGVTYINAQGQQIEQPADLVILCAFQLHNVRLLLLSGIGKPYDPITGEGVVGKNYAYQMNSNISLFYNKDTYFNPFIGAGAAGTVIDDLNAENFDHHGLGFIGGAYISATRSGGRPIQQMPLPPGSPTWGSGWKQGIKDNYLHSMSIGSEGSVMPYRDCYLDLDPTYQDAYGLPLLRMTFDWKGNEIKMTQHITNKMADIAKVMDPQQMAISVMGDGSHYDVRPYQSTHTTGGAITGDNPKNSVVNKYLQCWDVHNVFVTGACAFPQNLAYNPTGIVGALAYYSAEAICNQYLKNPGPLVQA; encoded by the coding sequence ATGAGCACTATCAAAAAACCCTCGGTAGATGTGGTGATTGTTGGGTTTGGCTGGACCGGTGCAATTATGAGTGTGGAATTGACAGCGGCAGGTCTAAATGTGTTGGCACTAGAACGTGGTGAACAACGTGATACCTATCCTGACTTCTCCTACCCACGTATCGCCGACGAACTAACTTATGGTATCCGCTTGAAGTTGATGCAGGAACTGGCCCACGAAACGGTCACAGTACGCCATACCCCTGCAGACTTTGCCGTACCTTACCGCCAACACGGCTCTTTTCTGCTAGGCAACGGCGTAGGCGGTGCCGGGTCGCACTGGAATGGTATGCACTGGCGTGCCTTACCTGCCGATCTAAAAATGCGTACTACAGTGACGGAAAAATACGGAGATAAATGGGTACCCGAAGGTATGCTGTTACAAGATTATCCTGTCAGCTACACCGAGCTGGAGCCCTACTTCGATAAGTTTGAAAAAGTATGCGGTACCGCAGGCAAAGCGGGTAATCTTAATGGAAAAATCGTCAAAGGTGGTAACCCGTTCGAAGGCTTGCGAAGCAGCGAATACCCCACTCCCCCACTGAAGCAGCTCTATTCTGGTTCACTGTTCGGCCAAGCAGCAGAATCGCTAGGCTATCATCCTTTCAGCATTCCAGCAGCCAACTGCTCCGAGCCTTACACCAATACTTATGGTGTACAAATGGGCCCTTGCAATTTCTGCGGTTACTGTGAACGCTTCGGCTGCTTTATGTACTCTAAAGCTTCACCACAAACCACCATCATACCGGTGCTGATGAAGCGTAAAAACTTTGAGTTACGCACCCAGTCACAGGTCATCAAGGTCAACATGGACAGCAGTGGCAAAAAAGCCACTGGCGTAACCTACATCAATGCTCAGGGACAACAGATTGAGCAACCGGCAGATCTGGTTATTCTCTGCGCTTTCCAACTGCATAATGTGCGTTTGCTGTTACTCTCCGGCATCGGTAAACCTTATGACCCAATTACCGGTGAAGGGGTGGTAGGCAAAAACTACGCCTATCAAATGAACAGTAATATCTCTCTGTTTTACAATAAAGATACCTACTTCAACCCGTTTATTGGTGCCGGTGCCGCAGGCACAGTGATTGACGATCTGAACGCGGAAAATTTCGACCACCACGGGTTAGGGTTCATTGGTGGAGCATATATCTCGGCAACGCGTTCTGGTGGGCGGCCAATTCAACAAATGCCATTACCGCCCGGTTCTCCAACCTGGGGCAGCGGCTGGAAGCAAGGCATCAAAGATAACTATCTGCACTCGATGAGCATAGGTTCTGAAGGATCGGTTATGCCATATCGCGACTGCTACCTCGATCTCGATCCTACCTACCAGGATGCATATGGCCTACCGCTGTTGCGCATGACCTTCGACTGGAAAGGCAATGAAATTAAAATGACGCAGCACATTACCAACAAAATGGCGGATATTGCCAAGGTGATGGATCCCCAGCAGATGGCAATTTCAGTGATGGGAGACGGTTCGCATTATGATGTACGCCCGTACCAGTCAACCCACACTACAGGCGGTGCAATCACTGGGGATAACCCCAAAAACAGCGTAGTTAACAAGTACCTTCAATGTTGGGATGTACATAACGTGTTTGTCACCGGAGCTTGTGCCTTCCCACAAAACCTTGCTTATAACCCAACAGGTATCGTAGGAGCGTTAGCTTATTATTCTGCGGAGGCCATCTGTAATCAGTATCTGAAAAATCCCGGCCCGTTAGTTCAGGCTTGA
- a CDS encoding gluconate 2-dehydrogenase subunit 3 family protein produces the protein MSQQHPPTPPRRSFLKKTLALIPLAAAGTTGVLTLAAPKASAAGVTSHYVPIYFNNDEWRFLLAACDRLIPSDNHGPGAIEEAVPVFIDKQMETPYGHGGLWYMHPPFIPSPLELGYQSKLTPRDTYRICIRELNTHCHQQYQKVFADLEHSQQEQILTALEKGELDCDALPGKAFFAQLLQNTKEGYLADPLHGGNQSMASWKLIGFPGARADFTDWVNHPNQAYPLGPVSISSKRNT, from the coding sequence ATGTCGCAACAGCATCCCCCAACGCCGCCACGGCGCAGCTTTTTAAAGAAAACGTTGGCGTTAATCCCGTTGGCTGCGGCAGGTACGACGGGTGTTTTAACGCTGGCAGCACCAAAAGCATCCGCTGCGGGCGTCACTTCTCACTATGTCCCCATTTATTTTAATAATGACGAATGGCGTTTTTTGCTCGCAGCCTGCGATCGCCTGATCCCTAGCGATAATCATGGGCCTGGGGCTATCGAAGAAGCCGTACCCGTGTTTATTGACAAACAGATGGAGACACCTTATGGCCATGGCGGTTTGTGGTATATGCATCCTCCGTTTATCCCTTCCCCACTTGAGCTGGGTTATCAGTCAAAGCTCACGCCACGTGATACCTATCGCATTTGTATCCGTGAGCTCAATACACATTGCCACCAGCAGTATCAAAAAGTTTTTGCCGACCTAGAACATAGCCAACAAGAACAAATCCTGACGGCGCTTGAAAAAGGAGAATTGGACTGTGATGCGCTACCGGGTAAGGCATTTTTTGCCCAACTGCTGCAAAACACCAAAGAGGGTTATCTGGCCGATCCGCTCCACGGTGGAAACCAGTCAATGGCTTCATGGAAACTGATTGGTTTCCCTGGTGCTCGGGCTGATTTTACCGATTGGGTTAATCACCCCAATCAGGCTTATCCACTCGGCCCGGTAAGTATCTCCAGCAAAAGGAATACATAA
- the tnpA gene encoding IS66 family insertion sequence element accessory protein TnpA, with amino-acid sequence MEHWRKSGLSQSAYCRENNMKLATFHYWQIWS; translated from the coding sequence ATTGAACACTGGAGAAAGAGCGGACTTTCCCAATCCGCTTATTGTCGGGAAAATAATATGAAGTTAGCTACTTTTCATTATTGGCAAATTTGGTCATGA
- a CDS encoding IS1 family transposase, producing MTWLVRRTVNFSRPVDLHDKSIGAFIEKYMFY from the coding sequence ATGACATGGTTGGTCCGCAGAACTGTCAACTTTTCACGTCCTGTTGATCTGCATGACAAAAGCATCGGAGCCTTCATCGAAAAGTATATGTTCTACTAA
- a CDS encoding autotransporter outer membrane beta-barrel domain-containing protein, producing the protein MLTQKNRSRYSGFLTRRHIWGTLILYGMTGNAYAGSCTGTLGIYTCSGIEDSATDTEQVLNGNSLSVITLPGFGIVTNSGRAFSLLSTDDLTFTDDNNATITGNDDGIYAANTSSGAVSITTTGTVTGNNGYGILGSTIGTNLTINAANVSGNIVGVYAENFGTGSVSVTTTGSVTAKSDSNIGIYVDGRGTDVTIQAVDVSGQLYGISALNFGIGATSIIATGIVTANEGVGIFSSTIGTGLTINAVNVLGDVNGIFSENAGTGAQSITATGTVTGALSDGIYAYNGNGGTSQTIQAADVSGYTSGIYAENQGSGALSITTTGTVTNTDTTGYGIAARSTIAPMSLTLLENSTVQGHTAGIYADSTASVDITNFGTVRNVSRRASDLAILTTGASGVITNNGLVLGTLQLSGEGNSFINNSGGTWDTAGGTNDFGTPTTANGVVNNGTIIAANGPVADSVQNTIFNNVGTFSNAGILTMANGRAGDITIINGNYEGSGGQLLFDTVLGGDDSASDKLVVNGNTAGSTYVSVNNAGGREAQTLNGIELIQVNGQSDGEFVQNGRIVAGAYDYFLVRGVGTNATNWYLSSAAVPVDPVDPVDPAVPVAPDPSLMVERPEAGVYSANLAAANNMFVTRLHDRLGETQYTDVLTGEKKVTSMWLRNEGGHNRSRDDSGQLKTQANRYVMQLGGGIAQWSHDGLDRLHLGLMAGYGNSKSNTASHVSGYDAKGSVDGYSVGVYGTWYANAKDKSGLYADGWMQYSWFNNSVDGQGLAKEEYKSKGTTASVESGYTFKLGENAEQNVSYFIQPKAQLTWMGVKADDHKETNGTDITGEGNNNIQTHLGIKAFMNGYADQDKGKNRVFQPFVEVNWVHNSKDFGTKIDGIIVKQDGAANIAELKMGVEGKLSKQVSLWGNVGQQVGNKGYSDTSAILGIKYDF; encoded by the coding sequence ATGCTTACACAAAAAAATCGTTCTCGTTATTCCGGTTTTTTAACACGCAGACATATTTGGGGCACACTTATTCTTTATGGCATGACGGGGAATGCTTATGCAGGCTCGTGCACAGGGACACTGGGTATTTATACTTGTTCTGGCATAGAAGACAGTGCAACTGATACTGAACAGGTTTTGAATGGGAACTCGCTTTCAGTCATTACGTTACCGGGATTTGGCATAGTGACTAATAGTGGCCGCGCATTTTCCCTGCTTAGCACTGATGATCTTACCTTTACCGATGACAATAACGCGACTATTACAGGAAATGACGATGGTATTTACGCAGCTAATACTAGCTCAGGGGCTGTATCCATAACCACCACGGGTACTGTGACAGGGAATAACGGGTACGGAATTTTGGGTAGTACTATCGGCACAAACCTGACGATAAATGCAGCTAATGTTTCGGGCAATATTGTCGGTGTTTATGCTGAAAACTTCGGCACTGGTTCGGTTTCCGTTACTACTACAGGTTCAGTAACCGCAAAATCAGACTCTAACATTGGCATTTATGTCGATGGTAGAGGTACTGACGTGACGATACAGGCTGTAGATGTTTCAGGTCAACTTTACGGTATTAGTGCCCTTAACTTTGGCATTGGTGCGACGTCCATAATCGCCACGGGTATCGTGACTGCGAATGAAGGAGTCGGAATTTTTTCTAGTACTATCGGAACAGGCCTGACGATAAATGCTGTTAATGTCTTGGGCGATGTTAATGGCATTTTTTCCGAAAACGCTGGCACAGGTGCACAGTCTATCACCGCGACAGGCACGGTGACAGGAGCTCTATCGGACGGCATTTATGCCTATAATGGTAATGGAGGCACGAGCCAGACGATACAGGCTGCCGATGTATCAGGGTATACTTCCGGTATTTATGCCGAAAACCAAGGCAGTGGTGCGCTGTCCATTACCACGACAGGCACCGTAACCAATACCGATACTACTGGTTACGGTATTGCCGCCCGCAGCACAATTGCCCCCATGTCACTCACCTTGCTTGAGAACAGTACGGTACAAGGCCATACAGCTGGTATTTATGCCGATTCGACAGCCTCTGTTGATATAACCAACTTTGGCACAGTGCGTAATGTTTCAAGGAGGGCTTCTGATCTTGCTATCCTGACCACAGGCGCTTCGGGTGTCATCACTAATAACGGTCTGGTATTGGGTACTCTTCAGTTGAGTGGTGAGGGCAACAGTTTTATCAACAATTCAGGCGGAACTTGGGACACCGCTGGCGGTACCAATGACTTTGGTACTCCCACCACGGCAAATGGCGTGGTGAATAACGGCACCATCATCGCTGCCAATGGCCCTGTAGCAGACTCTGTCCAAAATACGATCTTCAACAATGTCGGTACTTTCAGTAATGCCGGGATCCTGACTATGGCCAATGGGCGTGCAGGGGATATTACGATCATCAACGGTAATTATGAAGGGAGTGGTGGACAACTTTTGTTCGACACCGTGCTGGGAGGGGATGATTCTGCCAGCGATAAACTGGTAGTGAACGGCAATACGGCTGGAAGCACTTACGTGAGTGTGAACAATGCCGGAGGCCGTGAAGCACAGACACTGAATGGTATTGAACTGATTCAAGTGAACGGGCAATCAGATGGCGAGTTTGTGCAAAATGGCCGTATCGTTGCGGGTGCGTATGACTACTTTCTGGTCCGTGGCGTAGGGACAAATGCGACCAACTGGTATCTGAGCAGTGCTGCAGTCCCAGTAGACCCAGTAGACCCAGTAGACCCTGCAGTCCCTGTAGCCCCAGACCCATCATTAATGGTCGAACGTCCAGAGGCCGGTGTTTACAGTGCTAACCTTGCGGCGGCTAATAACATGTTTGTCACCCGTCTGCATGATCGGTTGGGGGAAACCCAGTACACGGATGTGCTTACCGGTGAAAAGAAGGTCACCAGTATGTGGTTGCGTAACGAGGGGGGGCATAACCGTTCTCGCGATGATAGTGGTCAACTGAAGACGCAAGCCAACCGCTATGTGATGCAATTGGGAGGGGGGATCGCCCAGTGGAGCCACGATGGGCTTGACCGTTTACATCTGGGGTTGATGGCCGGTTATGGTAACAGCAAGAGCAACACGGCATCGCATGTGTCCGGTTACGATGCCAAAGGCTCGGTAGATGGTTACAGCGTGGGTGTTTACGGCACATGGTATGCCAATGCGAAGGACAAGTCAGGTTTGTACGCGGATGGCTGGATGCAGTATAGCTGGTTCAACAACAGCGTTGATGGTCAAGGCTTGGCGAAGGAGGAGTACAAATCCAAAGGGACAACGGCGTCAGTTGAGAGTGGTTATACTTTCAAGCTCGGTGAAAATGCTGAACAAAATGTCAGCTACTTTATCCAGCCAAAAGCGCAGTTGACCTGGATGGGGGTGAAAGCCGATGACCATAAGGAAACTAATGGGACTGATATCACAGGTGAGGGGAATAACAATATCCAGACCCATCTGGGGATAAAAGCCTTTATGAATGGTTACGCCGATCAGGATAAAGGCAAAAACCGTGTATTCCAGCCGTTTGTGGAAGTTAATTGGGTCCACAACAGTAAGGATTTCGGAACAAAGATAGATGGCATCATTGTGAAACAGGATGGGGCAGCGAATATTGCTGAGCTAAAAATGGGGGTTGAAGGTAAACTCAGTAAGCAAGTGAGTCTGTGGGGTAATGTTGGCCAGCAGGTGGGTAACAAAGGTTACAGTGACACCAGTGCCATATTAGGGATTAAATATGATTTCTAA
- a CDS encoding metal-dependent hydrolase family protein: MSHMSLIQFPCTHSDLCLCHSPAFVRINTVFSQKAAQSAPITRATVAAAVPAPTAQKRNATDNAARTMAFVNISVFDGVSDTLRDGLRVLVEGNRIKSVEPVETPLPPDVELIDGDGGTLMPGLIDAHWHAIMARPSMMTAMTADFNYIQALAIAEADATLMRGFTTVRDMGGPVFGLKRAIDEQVANGPRIFPSGAFITQTGGHGDFRLIGELPHTPSDPLSYAERVGMTAIADGVDQVLLRAREQLMRGASQLKYMAGGGVASMYDSISVTEGSVPEIQAAVIAAENWGTYVTVHAYTARAVTMAINGGVKCIEHGQLVDEQTVQLMAEKGIWWSLQPFLDDEDAVPMASPASRAKQLEMVAGTDNAYMLAKKYNIKTAWGTDTLFDAKLATRQGAQLAKLTRWYSPVEVLKMATSVNAELCALSGPRNPYPGKLGVIENDALADLILVDGNPLDDVQLIAQPERAFRLIMKDGQIFKNTLENSHKG, from the coding sequence ATGTCGCATATGTCGTTAATTCAGTTTCCATGCACTCACTCGGATCTTTGCCTCTGTCATAGTCCGGCATTTGTACGCATCAATACGGTATTTTCTCAGAAAGCGGCTCAATCTGCCCCTATTACGAGGGCGACTGTGGCCGCGGCTGTTCCAGCCCCAACGGCACAAAAAAGAAATGCCACAGATAATGCTGCGCGAACAATGGCTTTCGTAAACATTAGCGTCTTTGATGGCGTTTCGGACACACTGAGAGATGGGCTTCGAGTGTTGGTAGAAGGCAACAGGATTAAGTCGGTTGAACCCGTAGAAACGCCATTGCCTCCGGACGTAGAACTGATCGACGGCGATGGTGGCACATTGATGCCTGGGCTGATTGACGCACACTGGCATGCTATTATGGCTCGCCCCTCTATGATGACAGCAATGACAGCAGATTTTAATTATATTCAAGCGCTGGCAATTGCTGAAGCCGATGCCACATTAATGCGGGGGTTCACCACAGTGCGTGATATGGGGGGACCGGTCTTTGGATTAAAACGCGCCATTGATGAGCAAGTAGCTAATGGCCCACGTATCTTTCCTTCTGGAGCCTTTATCACCCAAACTGGTGGGCATGGTGATTTTCGCCTGATTGGCGAACTACCCCATACGCCATCAGACCCTCTAAGTTACGCTGAACGAGTTGGCATGACCGCGATTGCCGACGGTGTTGATCAAGTATTGCTGCGTGCCAGAGAACAACTAATGCGAGGAGCATCGCAACTCAAATATATGGCTGGTGGCGGAGTGGCCTCGATGTATGACTCTATCAGCGTAACAGAAGGTTCAGTGCCTGAAATACAGGCAGCAGTTATAGCAGCAGAAAACTGGGGAACTTACGTCACCGTCCATGCCTACACTGCCAGAGCAGTCACAATGGCAATCAATGGCGGAGTTAAGTGCATTGAACACGGCCAGTTAGTAGATGAACAAACCGTCCAATTAATGGCAGAAAAAGGTATCTGGTGGAGCCTTCAGCCATTCCTTGATGACGAGGACGCGGTTCCAATGGCCAGCCCAGCGTCACGTGCCAAACAGCTCGAAATGGTTGCCGGTACCGATAATGCCTATATGTTGGCGAAAAAATATAACATCAAGACGGCCTGGGGCACCGATACACTTTTTGATGCCAAGCTGGCTACGCGTCAAGGGGCACAACTAGCCAAACTGACACGATGGTATTCACCAGTTGAAGTGCTTAAGATGGCCACCAGTGTGAACGCTGAACTTTGCGCGCTATCAGGTCCAAGGAACCCTTATCCTGGAAAGCTGGGAGTGATAGAAAATGACGCCTTGGCCGATCTAATCCTGGTAGACGGTAATCCGTTGGATGATGTTCAACTTATTGCTCAGCCAGAGAGAGCATTTAGGTTAATCATGAAAGATGGGCAAATCTTCAAAAATACATTAGAAAATAGCCATAAGGGCTAG
- the purB gene encoding adenylosuccinate lyase, translating into MELSSLTAVSPVDGRYGDKVSALRTIFSEYGLLKFRVQVEVRWLQKLATCAEINEVPPFDANANAYLDKIVAEFNEEDAQRIKTIERTTNHDVKAVEYFLKEKVTSVPALHAVSEFIHFACTSEDINNLSHALMLQTARQDVVLPYWRKIIDAIKGLALEYRDIPLLSRTHGQPATPSTVGKEMANVAYRMERQYRQLERVEILGKINGAVGNYNAHIAAYPEVDWHRFSEEFVTSLGVNWNPYTTQIEPHDYIAELFDCIARFNTILIDFDRDIWGYIALNHFKQKTIAGEIGSSTMPHKVNPIDFENSEGNLGLANAVMGHLASKLPVSRWQRDLTDSTVLRNLGVGLGYAMIAYQATMKGISKLEVNSAHLLDELDHNWEVLAEPIQTVMRRYGIDKPYEKLKELTRGKRVDAAGMQTFIDSLALPEDEKARLKAMTPANYIGRAITMVDELK; encoded by the coding sequence ATGGAATTATCCTCACTGACTGCCGTTTCACCCGTTGACGGACGCTACGGTGATAAAGTCAGCGCACTGCGCACCATTTTCAGCGAATATGGCCTGCTGAAATTCCGCGTACAGGTTGAAGTACGTTGGCTGCAAAAACTTGCCACTTGTGCAGAGATCAACGAAGTTCCGCCTTTTGATGCCAACGCAAACGCTTACCTTGATAAGATCGTCGCAGAATTCAATGAAGAAGACGCGCAGCGCATCAAGACGATCGAACGTACCACTAATCATGATGTAAAAGCGGTGGAATACTTTCTGAAAGAAAAAGTCACATCGGTGCCTGCACTACATGCCGTTTCAGAATTTATCCACTTCGCCTGTACTTCAGAAGACATCAATAACCTGTCACATGCACTGATGCTGCAAACTGCACGTCAGGATGTTGTGCTGCCTTACTGGCGCAAGATCATTGATGCCATTAAAGGCCTGGCGCTGGAGTATCGCGATATTCCCCTGCTTTCTCGTACCCATGGTCAGCCAGCCACGCCGTCAACCGTGGGTAAAGAAATGGCGAACGTAGCATATCGAATGGAGCGTCAATACCGTCAATTGGAACGCGTTGAGATCCTTGGCAAAATCAACGGTGCGGTCGGTAACTACAATGCCCACATCGCAGCCTACCCAGAAGTTGACTGGCATCGTTTCAGTGAAGAGTTCGTCACTTCGTTGGGGGTAAACTGGAACCCGTACACCACTCAGATTGAACCGCACGACTATATCGCTGAACTGTTCGACTGTATTGCACGCTTTAACACCATTCTGATCGACTTTGATCGTGATATCTGGGGTTATATTGCCCTCAATCACTTCAAGCAAAAAACAATTGCCGGTGAGATTGGTTCTTCTACCATGCCACACAAGGTTAACCCTATCGACTTCGAAAACTCCGAAGGCAACCTAGGGCTGGCCAATGCTGTAATGGGCCACCTGGCGAGTAAATTGCCAGTGTCACGCTGGCAACGGGATTTAACTGATTCTACCGTACTTCGCAACTTGGGCGTGGGCCTTGGCTATGCGATGATTGCTTATCAAGCCACCATGAAAGGCATCAGTAAGCTCGAAGTGAATAGTGCTCACCTGCTAGACGAACTGGATCACAACTGGGAAGTGCTGGCTGAACCTATTCAGACGGTGATGCGCCGCTATGGCATCGATAAACCCTATGAAAAGCTCAAAGAACTGACTCGTGGCAAGCGTGTAGATGCGGCAGGTATGCAGACCTTCATTGATAGCCTAGCACTGCCAGAAGACGAAAAAGCGCGTCTGAAAGCCATGACGCCAGCCAACTATATTGGCAGAGCAATCACCATGGTGGATGAATTGAAATAA
- the hflD gene encoding high frequency lysogenization protein HflD: protein MAKNYYDITLAMAGITQAARLVQQLAHDGQLDQEAFHTSLNSLLQMDPASTLAVFGGEERNLKMGLETLLGVLNANNKGLAAELTRYTISLMVLERKLNADKSAMNTLGERLNQLERQLVHFELGSETIISSLAGIYVDVVAPLGPRIQVTGSPAILQNPQVQAKVRATLLAGIRAAVLWQQVGGSRLQLMFSRNRLLKQAQNIVAHC, encoded by the coding sequence GTGGCGAAGAATTATTACGACATTACGCTGGCTATGGCTGGAATTACCCAGGCAGCTCGCTTGGTACAACAACTGGCCCACGATGGGCAATTGGATCAGGAAGCCTTCCATACTTCACTCAATAGCCTACTGCAGATGGACCCGGCTTCAACGCTGGCCGTATTCGGCGGTGAAGAGCGTAATTTGAAAATGGGCCTTGAAACACTACTTGGCGTACTCAACGCCAACAATAAGGGCCTCGCTGCTGAACTTACCCGCTATACCATCAGCCTGATGGTACTGGAACGTAAGCTTAATGCTGATAAATCAGCGATGAATACACTGGGTGAACGCCTTAATCAATTGGAACGCCAACTGGTTCATTTTGAATTGGGCTCTGAGACCATTATCAGTTCTTTGGCCGGGATCTATGTCGATGTCGTGGCACCTTTAGGGCCACGTATTCAGGTAACGGGTTCGCCCGCCATCCTGCAAAACCCGCAGGTACAAGCCAAAGTACGTGCCACACTGCTTGCAGGTATCCGCGCCGCTGTGTTATGGCAACAGGTAGGCGGTAGCCGCCTGCAATTAATGTTTTCCCGCAATCGTCTGCTCAAACAGGCGCAGAATATCGTTGCTCATTGTTAA
- the mnmA gene encoding tRNA 2-thiouridine(34) synthase MnmA, whose amino-acid sequence MSDNSQKKVIVGMSGGVDSSVTAYLLQQQGYQVAGLFMKNWEEDDDDEYCSAATDLADAQAVCDKLGIELHTVNFAAEYWDNVFELFLEEYKAGRTPNPDILCNKEIKFKAFLEFAAEDLGADYIATGHYVRRQDVDGKSRLLRGIDGNKDQSYFLYTLSHEQVAQSLFPVGELEKPEVRRIAEQLELVTAKKKDSTGICFIGERKFRDFLGRYLPAQPGAIVTVDGHTVGEHQGLMYHTLGQRKGLGIGGMKDSGEEPWYVVDKDVANNILVVAQGHDHPRLMSTGLIAQQLHWVDRLPLVEILRCTVKTRYRQQDIPCTVTPLDAGRIEVRFDEPVAAVTPGQSAVFYLGDICLGGGIIEQRLQE is encoded by the coding sequence ATGTCAGACAACAGCCAGAAAAAAGTAATCGTCGGAATGTCCGGCGGTGTCGACTCTTCCGTTACTGCCTATCTGTTACAACAACAGGGCTATCAGGTCGCTGGGTTGTTCATGAAAAACTGGGAAGAGGACGACGACGACGAGTATTGTTCAGCGGCAACCGATTTGGCCGACGCGCAGGCAGTATGCGATAAACTGGGTATTGAACTGCACACAGTCAATTTTGCTGCAGAATATTGGGACAATGTATTCGAACTATTCCTCGAAGAATACAAAGCAGGCCGTACCCCAAACCCAGATATCCTGTGCAATAAAGAAATTAAATTCAAGGCGTTCCTAGAGTTTGCAGCAGAAGATCTGGGTGCGGACTACATTGCTACCGGTCATTATGTCCGCCGTCAGGATGTAGACGGCAAGAGTCGTCTGCTAAGAGGTATTGATGGTAATAAAGACCAGAGCTATTTCCTCTACACACTAAGCCATGAGCAAGTGGCACAGAGTCTGTTTCCGGTTGGCGAGTTGGAAAAACCAGAAGTACGCCGTATTGCGGAGCAACTGGAGCTGGTGACCGCCAAAAAGAAAGACTCTACCGGTATCTGCTTTATTGGTGAGCGTAAATTCCGTGACTTCTTGGGCCGCTATCTGCCAGCACAACCGGGGGCTATCGTTACCGTGGACGGCCACACCGTCGGTGAGCATCAAGGCTTAATGTACCACACCCTCGGCCAGCGGAAGGGTTTAGGTATTGGCGGTATGAAGGACAGTGGTGAAGAACCTTGGTACGTAGTAGATAAAGACGTTGCCAACAATATTCTGGTGGTGGCACAGGGCCACGATCACCCGCGTCTGATGTCTACGGGCCTGATCGCACAACAACTCCATTGGGTTGACCGTCTGCCACTGGTAGAAATCCTTCGTTGTACGGTAAAAACCCGTTATCGCCAGCAGGATATTCCCTGCACCGTGACCCCACTGGATGCTGGCCGTATTGAGGTCCGTTTCGACGAACCGGTTGCCGCCGTCACGCCAGGCCAGTCCGCCGTATTTTATCTTGGCGATATCTGCCTTGGTGGCGGCATTATTGAACAGCGCTTACAGGAGTAA
- a CDS encoding NUDIX hydrolase, producing the protein MFKPHVTVACVVHAAGKFLIVEETINHKALWNQPAGHLEADETLLQAAERELWEETGIHAAPQSFLRMHQWIAPDHTPFLRFSFVIELETQLPTEPHDSDIDRCLWLTSQQIFAANNLRSPLVAESIYCYQQQERYPLSLVASYNWPF; encoded by the coding sequence ATGTTCAAACCACACGTTACCGTCGCTTGTGTCGTCCACGCTGCTGGTAAATTTTTGATTGTTGAAGAAACCATCAATCATAAAGCTCTGTGGAATCAACCCGCGGGTCACCTTGAAGCAGATGAAACTCTGCTCCAGGCTGCCGAGCGTGAGCTGTGGGAAGAAACCGGTATCCACGCAGCGCCGCAGTCTTTCCTGAGAATGCACCAGTGGATCGCGCCGGATCATACGCCATTTCTGCGTTTCAGTTTTGTTATTGAGTTAGAAACACAGTTGCCGACAGAACCTCATGACAGTGACATTGACCGCTGCCTGTGGCTAACCTCACAGCAGATTTTTGCGGCCAACAACCTGCGGTCTCCGCTGGTTGCAGAGAGTATCTACTGTTACCAGCAACAGGAACGCTACCCGCTCTCGCTGGTCGCCAGCTATAACTGGCCATTCTGA